The Trueperaceae bacterium genome window below encodes:
- a CDS encoding Nif3-like dinuclear metal center hexameric protein has protein sequence MKRDALVGWLDEYLAVSAYTDPSLNGLQVEGADEVRKVAVAVDASLETFEKAADTGADILIVHHGLFWGSPIAITGMHKKRVAFLLDQEISLYAAHIPLDAHREVGNNWGLATILGMEDLEDFGYFKGKPIGVKGRFAEPRPRRLLANLLEEKLGEPVMVLEGGPENVSSFGIVSGGAAWDVVTAANEGLDAFLTGEPRHEVFHEAFERGVNAMFGGHYMTETVGVNLLAGKIRDLYDLPVEFIYLPTGL, from the coding sequence ATGAAGCGCGACGCACTAGTCGGCTGGTTGGACGAATACCTTGCTGTCTCCGCCTACACCGACCCATCTCTCAACGGACTCCAGGTGGAGGGGGCCGACGAGGTACGCAAGGTAGCGGTAGCGGTCGATGCCAGCCTCGAGACCTTCGAGAAGGCCGCCGACACGGGAGCCGACATCCTCATCGTGCACCACGGGCTCTTCTGGGGTTCGCCGATAGCGATCACCGGCATGCACAAGAAGCGGGTGGCCTTCCTGCTCGACCAGGAGATAAGCCTCTACGCAGCCCACATACCGCTCGACGCCCACCGGGAGGTGGGGAACAACTGGGGGCTCGCGACGATCCTGGGGATGGAGGACCTGGAGGACTTCGGTTACTTCAAGGGGAAGCCGATCGGCGTCAAGGGTCGCTTCGCCGAACCGCGACCACGACGGCTCCTGGCCAACCTCCTGGAGGAGAAGCTGGGGGAGCCGGTGATGGTGCTGGAGGGCGGACCCGAGAACGTCTCCAGTTTCGGCATCGTGAGCGGAGGGGCCGCGTGGGACGTGGTTACCGCCGCCAACGAGGGGCTGGACGCCTTCCTCACCGGCGAACCGCGTCACGAGGTCTTCCACGAGGCGTTCGAGCGTGGCGTCAATGCCATGTTCGGCGGTCACTACATGACCGAGACGGTGGGGGTGAACCTCCTAGCCGGCAAGATCCGCGACCTGTACGACCTGCCTGTCGAGTTCATCTATCTGCCCACGGGCCTCTGA
- the tmk gene encoding dTMP kinase, whose translation MRGVFIAFEGPEGGGKSTQIARLGERLRSHGVEPVLTREPGGTPTGDAIRKVVLDPALEVSPLTEFLLYSASRAQHVVQVLLPALEAGRVVVSDRFTSASVAYQGSGRGLDLDFIRELSDRVTGGLRPHLTVLLDLDPAHGLERIVSRGDSDRLELADLEFHQRVRQGFLEQAHRAADWLVLDATRPEADLADTIWNQVSGMLPQQRGVS comes from the coding sequence ATGAGAGGGGTATTCATCGCCTTCGAAGGGCCCGAGGGCGGCGGCAAATCGACGCAGATCGCGCGCCTGGGCGAACGCCTGCGGTCTCACGGGGTCGAACCGGTGCTCACTCGGGAGCCAGGGGGAACACCGACCGGTGACGCCATCCGAAAGGTCGTACTCGACCCCGCACTGGAGGTCTCGCCCCTCACCGAATTCCTGCTCTATAGCGCTAGCCGGGCCCAACATGTGGTTCAGGTTCTGCTTCCGGCCCTCGAGGCGGGACGAGTGGTGGTGAGCGACCGATTCACGTCCGCGAGCGTTGCCTATCAGGGAAGTGGCCGTGGTCTGGACCTGGATTTCATAAGAGAGCTTAGCGACCGGGTAACCGGCGGCCTCAGACCCCACCTCACGGTGCTGCTCGACCTCGACCCGGCCCATGGGTTGGAGCGGATCGTCTCCCGGGGTGACTCGGACCGCCTCGAGTTGGCCGACCTGGAGTTCCACCAACGCGTACGACAGGGCTTCCTCGAACAGGCCCATCGGGCAGCCGACTGGCTCGTTCTCGACGCGACCCGCCCCGAGGCGGACCTGGCCGACACGATCTGGAACCAGGTGAGTGGGATGTTGCCGCAGCAGAGAGGAGTGTCGTGA